TTCCAATTGCACAACTCATTTAGACTAGCTATAGAGTTTTAACCACAAAGACACGAAGGAACACGAAGGTTTAGAGTTTGTTTAATCGGCAATGGAAAATCCTCGACGGGTTCGTTTTTGGGGTGCTTCCTGCACTTGGAAAATGATCCGATCGCGCTCTTCCCCTCCTGCTGTTTTTACCTCTAGTTCCCAACTGCCCAGTTTCATCTGCCAAAATAAGGAATTGGTTGTAGTTGTGGCGATTTTATCCCCATTTAACCACCATTCTACCGGTTCTTCGAGTTTACCGGCTAGTTTGAATTCTAGGCGATTGTCCTGTTCTGCTTGGGGAGCAAGCAAGAAATAATCATCGTTTGCAGGAAAGACAATTCTTAGGTTTCCTTGCCATTGGTTTTGGGGCTGTTGGGAGAGCCATTCATTATATTCTGGAGGTAGTTCTAGGGGCTGGTTTTGGGAATGTGATTTTTGGATGTCTTGAGGATAAAGATATTCTAAAACGATAGCAGAAGGACAGATAGGGGCGGGTTTATTTACATTTTCGTCTCTCAACAAAATGGCTGGTGAACCTGCCCCTACATCGGGTTGAAATTGGGATAAATTATCCCCAATAATTTGTCCGGTAACGGCACAAATGGGGTGCTGAACTAAACCCGATGGGGGGGCAAAATCGGCGGGTTCTCTGCTTTCGTGTAACTGTTGCATAATTCGATGCCAGAGGGGAGCTGCACCCATGACTCCGGAGACTTGCTGCATGGCGGTTCCGTCGAAGTTGCCCACCCAGGTGGCGACGGTATAATCGGTGCTAAAGCCGACTGTCCAGGTATCGCGATAGTCGGAGGATGTGCCGGTTTTGACGGCCGCAGGAAAGGGCAAGTTTAATACAGAGTCTACCCCAAAACTGGTGGCACGGGCATGGCGATCGCCGAGCATCTCCCGCACCAGTTCCCAAGAAGTGGTCTCTGTGGGCGTTTCTCCTGCTTCTGTTTCTTCGCCAAAATAGGTGACTAAAGGCACAGCTTTACCATGATGGGCCAATCGCAAATAAGCCCTCGCCAACTCCCACAAACTGACCTCCCCACTGCCCAAAGTTAAGCCTAAACCATAGTATTCTGGCTCATGGGTCAGATGGGTAAATCCCAGTTCCCGCAAGTGATTGAGGAACACGGGAACCCCCACTTCTTCCAGGACGCGCACGGCAGGCACATTCAGAGAATTAGCCAGAGCTAAACGCACCCGCACCGGCCCTAAAAAGGTTTCGCTATAGTCCACCGGTTTGTATAGTTTCGCTCCAGGAATAGCGTAAGTAGTGGGCACGTCCGCCAAGATGGTTTGGGGACGGATAAGCTGTTGTTCTAGCGCCAGTTGGTAGAGGAAGGGCTTCAGGGTTGAACCCGGTTGGCGCAAGGCTTGCACCCCATCATTTTGCCCCTGTTGGCTGTCGTTAAAGTAGTTGGGAGACCCCACATAGGCGAGGACTTCCCCGGTATGATTATCGATGACTAGGGCGGCTGCATGGTGGACTTGTTGGGGGGCAAGAGCGTCAACCACTTGCTGCACTTGGGTGGCGACAAACTGCTGGAGGGAGCTATCGAGGGTGGTGCGGATGGTTCCCCCCTGGGTGCTGGGGAGCTGCTGGGCAACCCAGAAGAGGAAATGGGGAGCGGCGAGAATTCCCTGTTGTCGCGATCGCAGATAAACTTGTTCACTATAAGCCCGTTCTGCGTCTAATTCCGTAATCATTTTATCCGCCACCATCCGGTCTAAAACATAACGCTGCCGAGTTTTCAGCGCTTGCCAATGGTGGTAGGGGTCGAGGTCGATGGGGTCATTCGGCAGGGATGCAAGTAGGGTCGCCTGTGCCAGATTTAACTCCGCAGCCGGAAGCCCAAAATAGCTCCGAGCCGCCGCTTCCACCCCATAAAGATTACTCCCCATGGGCAAGCGGTTAATATAAGCCGCTAGAACTGTATCCTTATCCATTCCCGCACTTAAGCGCCAAGATGTCCAAATTTCACCCACTTTATGGGGGAGAGTGCGGGGAGTAGGATGGAGCATCCGCGCCAGTTGCATCGTAATAGTAGAAGCTCCGCTCACAATTTCTCTCGCTTGAAGCGCTTCTAAAATAGCACGAGAAACCGCAATAAAATCCACCGAACCATGTTGATAATAGCGCTTATCTTCCGCCGCAATAATCGCTTGAATAAAGTAGGGGGACATCTCATCCAGGGGAACCACCATGGTATGGTCTTGGTCGCGGGTGAGCAAGGTTCCCAAGGGCAGTCCATGGCGGTCTTCAAAGGTGAGTGCGCCATCGGTTTGGGCGATATCTTGGGCGCGAATGGGGATGAGATAGGGTACAGAGCGGAGAGTTAAGCAGAGTAAAATTACACCGACGAGGATGCGGAGGGAGAGTTTATATTTTCCA
This is a stretch of genomic DNA from Roseofilum capinflatum BLCC-M114. It encodes these proteins:
- the pbpC gene encoding penicillin-binding protein 1C is translated as MQYFRKLWHGKYKLSLRILVGVILLCLTLRSVPYLIPIRAQDIAQTDGALTFEDRHGLPLGTLLTRDQDHTMVVPLDEMSPYFIQAIIAAEDKRYYQHGSVDFIAVSRAILEALQAREIVSGASTITMQLARMLHPTPRTLPHKVGEIWTSWRLSAGMDKDTVLAAYINRLPMGSNLYGVEAAARSYFGLPAAELNLAQATLLASLPNDPIDLDPYHHWQALKTRQRYVLDRMVADKMITELDAERAYSEQVYLRSRQQGILAAPHFLFWVAQQLPSTQGGTIRTTLDSSLQQFVATQVQQVVDALAPQQVHHAAALVIDNHTGEVLAYVGSPNYFNDSQQGQNDGVQALRQPGSTLKPFLYQLALEQQLIRPQTILADVPTTYAIPGAKLYKPVDYSETFLGPVRVRLALANSLNVPAVRVLEEVGVPVFLNHLRELGFTHLTHEPEYYGLGLTLGSGEVSLWELARAYLRLAHHGKAVPLVTYFGEETEAGETPTETTSWELVREMLGDRHARATSFGVDSVLNLPFPAAVKTGTSSDYRDTWTVGFSTDYTVATWVGNFDGTAMQQVSGVMGAAPLWHRIMQQLHESREPADFAPPSGLVQHPICAVTGQIIGDNLSQFQPDVGAGSPAILLRDENVNKPAPICPSAIVLEYLYPQDIQKSHSQNQPLELPPEYNEWLSQQPQNQWQGNLRIVFPANDDYFLLAPQAEQDNRLEFKLAGKLEEPVEWWLNGDKIATTTTNSLFWQMKLGSWELEVKTAGGEERDRIIFQVQEAPQKRTRRGFSIAD